A portion of the Tachysurus vachellii isolate PV-2020 chromosome 14, HZAU_Pvac_v1, whole genome shotgun sequence genome contains these proteins:
- the LOC132856521 gene encoding protocadherin alpha-C2-like isoform X4, whose protein sequence is MAGGINTQLRSYASAFILLTTFLCGVSAVTHYSIPEEMKEGSVVANLAADLGLDLTTLSSRKMRLDVISNKKYLDINKDTGELYILEKMDREYLCSKTTTTCLIKIEVTLENPVRIFNIEIEIVDINDNAPRFRRDTIHLDISESTPEGERFSLSNAVDPDIGTNSINTYHLSESEFFDIELQTGRDGAKFADLILRQGLDREAQAVHSLILIAVDGGVPARSGTASIIVRVLDTNDNAPTFDREKYTIHLMENSPIGNLVVKLNATDLDEGSNSDIVYSFSLYTSEKTQEMFSLNPNIGEIRVKGVINYEDFRIYDMEIIAADKGVSSLTGQCKVTILVTDMNDNHPEISIKSFSNPIKEDVSVDTVIAVVSVNDKDSGENGHIDVHISEKLPFALKESSDNYYELVVSQPLDREKVPEYDITFTVTDRGNPPLSDNETVTLELLDVNDNVPRFSQLVYTIQVMENNPPGGMLSSITAIDPDLHENQYLVYFIIEKEIVNTSMSMLFSINPENGNLYALKTFDYEIEKEFLFHIEARDSGVPPLSSNVTVHIIIMDQNDNIPVIVSPWRAQGSVVEEKIPRSTDKGTLIAKVIAIDTDSVHNSRITYHFLQNTDATLFSLDQYNGEIRTTRMFSYRDSRHQRLVVIAKDNGEPSLSATVTIKLSTVETALKSYADMTEVPLEYDIFSDLNLYLVIGLGSVSFLLLITILVTIVLKCQKPKASKGAPPCRNSVISERNSTIADSTLVSNDAYWYSLFLAETRKGKLVVRQPVPKGSRYFVSSIPRSTGLTETSDSAASTLQASTTTSSSSS, encoded by the exons ATGGCAGGTGGAATAAATACGCAGCTTCGGAGTTACGCGTCAGCCTTCATTCTTCTTACAACCTTCTTATGCGGAGTGTCTGCTGTTACTCACTATTCTATCCCAGAAGAAATGAAGGAAGGATCTGTTGTGGCAAATTTAGCTGCAGATTTGGGACTAGACTTGACAACGCTGAGCAGTCGAAAAATGAGGTTAGAcgtaatttcaaataaaaagtaCCTTGATATTAATAAAGACACGGGTGAGCTTTATATTTTGgaaaagatggacagagagtATCTTTGTTCtaagacaacaacaacatgctTGATTAAAATAGAGGTTACACTTGAGAATCCGGTAAGAATATTTAATATAGAAATTGAAATTGTGGATATAAATGACAACGCACCGCGGTTTCGGAGGGATACAATTCATTTGGATATATCAGAGTCCACTCCTGAGGGTGAGCGATTTTCTCTTAGTAATGCAGTTGACCCTGATATTGGAACGAATTCTATTAATACATATCATTTGAGTGAGAGCGAATTTTTTGATATCGAGCTTCAGACGGGTAGGGACGGTGCCAAGTTTGCTGATTTAATTCTTAGACAGGGTTTAGACAGAGAGGCACAGGCCGTGCACAGTCTGATCCTCATTGCTGTAGATGGCGGAGTCCCAGCTCGCTCCGGCACAGCAAGCATTATAGTGCGGGTGCTGGACACAAATGACAACGCCCCTACATTTGACagagaaaaatatacaatacatttaatgGAAAATTCCCCAATTGGAAACCTTGTAGTGAAGTTAAACGCAACGGATCTTGATGAGGGATCTAATTCTGATATTGTGTATTCGTTTAGTCTTTACACATCTGAGAAGACACAGGAAATGTTTAGTCTAAACCCTAATATTGGTGAGATTAGAGTTAAAGGAGTTATTAATTACGAAGATTTTAGGATCTATGACATGGAGATAATAGCAGCAGATAAGGGAGTGAGCAGTTTGACAGGGCAGTGCAAAGTAACAATTTTAGTGACAGATATGAACGATAATCACCCGGAAATATCTATTAAATCATTCTCGAATCCAATCAAAGAGGATGTATCTGTAGATACCGTTATTGCCGTCGTTAGTGTAAACGATAAAGATTCAGGTGAAAATGGTCATATTGACGTTCATATTTCTGAAAAGCTACCTTTTGCGTTGAAAGAATCATCAGACAATTACTACGAGCTCGTTGTTTCACAACCACTGGACCGTGAAAAGGTCCCAGAATATGACATCACATTTACGGTTACTGACAGAGGAAATCCTCCTTTATCTGACAATGAAACTGTAACTCTTGAACTGCTGGATGTTAATGACAATGTCCCGCGGTTTTCTCAATTAGTTTATACTATACAGGTTATGGAAAATAATCCACCTGGTGGCATGTTGAGTTCTATAACTGCCATTGACCCAGACCTCCATGAAAATCAATATCTAGTTTATTTCATAATTGAAAAGGAAATTGTGAACACCTCCATGTCCATGCTCTTTTCCATAAATCCAGAAAACGGTAATCTTTACGCACTAAAGACGTTTGACTATGAGATAGAGAAGGagtttctttttcatattgaGGCCAGAGATTCTGGAGTTCCTCCTCTCAGCAGTAACGTAACTGTTCACATTATTATAATGGACCAGAATGACAACATTCCGGTTATAGTGTCTCCATGGCGCGCGCAGGGATCAGTGGTTGAAGAAAAAATACCGAGATCCACCGATAAAGGAACTCTGATAGCGAAAGTAATTGCTATAGACACTGACTCAGTGCACAACTCCCGCATTACATACCACTTTCTACAGAACACTGATGCTACATTATTCAGTTTGGACCAGTACAACGGAGAGATCAGAACAACGAGaatgttcagttacagagactcgcgCCACCAGCGGCTGGTGGTGATCGCTAAGGATAACGGAGagccctctctctctgctacaGTCACCATCAAACTGTCCACAGTGGAGACTGCACTGAAAAGCTATGCTGACATGACTGAAGTCCCTTTAGAATATGACATCTTTTCAGATTTAAACCTGTATCTGGTAATTGGACTGGGTTCAGTGTCATTCCTGTTACTGATCACCATATTAGTGACCATTGTGCTGAAGTGTCAGAAACCGAAGGCAAGTAAAGGTGCTCCTCCCTGTAGGAACAGTGTGATCAGTGAGAGGAACTCTACCATCGCAGATTCAACTCTGGTCTCCAACGATGCCTACTGGTACAGTTTATTCCTAGCAGAGACCAGAAAAGGAAAGCTGGTAGTTAGACAACCTGTGCCAAAGGGGTCAAGATACTTTGTTTCTAGTATACCGAGAAGCACAGGACTGACTGAGACTAGTGACTCAGCTGCATCAACTCTTCAG GCCTCTACCACCACCAGTAGCAGTTCCTCATGA
- the LOC132856521 gene encoding protocadherin alpha-C2-like isoform X8: MAGGINTQLRSYASAFILLTTFLCGVSAVTHYSIPEEMKEGSVVANLAADLGLDLTTLSSRKMRLDVISNKKYLDINKDTGELYILEKMDREYLCSKTTTTCLIKIEVTLENPVRIFNIEIEIVDINDNAPRFRRDTIHLDISESTPEGERFSLSNAVDPDIGTNSINTYHLSESEFFDIELQTGRDGAKFADLILRQGLDREAQAVHSLILIAVDGGVPARSGTASIIVRVLDTNDNAPTFDREKYTIHLMENSPIGNLVVKLNATDLDEGSNSDIVYSFSLYTSEKTQEMFSLNPNIGEIRVKGVINYEDFRIYDMEIIAADKGVSSLTGQCKVTILVTDMNDNHPEISIKSFSNPIKEDVSVDTVIAVVSVNDKDSGENGHIDVHISEKLPFALKESSDNYYELVVSQPLDREKVPEYDITFTVTDRGNPPLSDNETVTLELLDVNDNVPRFSQLVYTIQVMENNPPGGMLSSITAIDPDLHENQYLVYFIIEKEIVNTSMSMLFSINPENGNLYALKTFDYEIEKEFLFHIEARDSGVPPLSSNVTVHIIIMDQNDNIPVIVSPWRAQGSVVEEKIPRSTDKGTLIAKVIAIDTDSVHNSRITYHFLQNTDATLFSLDQYNGEIRTTRMFSYRDSRHQRLVVIAKDNGEPSLSATVTIKLSTVETALKSYADMTEVPLEYDIFSDLNLYLVIGLGSVSFLLLITILVTIVLKCQKPKASKGAPPCRNSVISERNSTIADSTLVSNDAYWYSLFLAETRKGKLVVRQPVPKGSRYFVSSIPRSTGLTETSDSAASTLQYSK; encoded by the exons ATGGCAGGTGGAATAAATACGCAGCTTCGGAGTTACGCGTCAGCCTTCATTCTTCTTACAACCTTCTTATGCGGAGTGTCTGCTGTTACTCACTATTCTATCCCAGAAGAAATGAAGGAAGGATCTGTTGTGGCAAATTTAGCTGCAGATTTGGGACTAGACTTGACAACGCTGAGCAGTCGAAAAATGAGGTTAGAcgtaatttcaaataaaaagtaCCTTGATATTAATAAAGACACGGGTGAGCTTTATATTTTGgaaaagatggacagagagtATCTTTGTTCtaagacaacaacaacatgctTGATTAAAATAGAGGTTACACTTGAGAATCCGGTAAGAATATTTAATATAGAAATTGAAATTGTGGATATAAATGACAACGCACCGCGGTTTCGGAGGGATACAATTCATTTGGATATATCAGAGTCCACTCCTGAGGGTGAGCGATTTTCTCTTAGTAATGCAGTTGACCCTGATATTGGAACGAATTCTATTAATACATATCATTTGAGTGAGAGCGAATTTTTTGATATCGAGCTTCAGACGGGTAGGGACGGTGCCAAGTTTGCTGATTTAATTCTTAGACAGGGTTTAGACAGAGAGGCACAGGCCGTGCACAGTCTGATCCTCATTGCTGTAGATGGCGGAGTCCCAGCTCGCTCCGGCACAGCAAGCATTATAGTGCGGGTGCTGGACACAAATGACAACGCCCCTACATTTGACagagaaaaatatacaatacatttaatgGAAAATTCCCCAATTGGAAACCTTGTAGTGAAGTTAAACGCAACGGATCTTGATGAGGGATCTAATTCTGATATTGTGTATTCGTTTAGTCTTTACACATCTGAGAAGACACAGGAAATGTTTAGTCTAAACCCTAATATTGGTGAGATTAGAGTTAAAGGAGTTATTAATTACGAAGATTTTAGGATCTATGACATGGAGATAATAGCAGCAGATAAGGGAGTGAGCAGTTTGACAGGGCAGTGCAAAGTAACAATTTTAGTGACAGATATGAACGATAATCACCCGGAAATATCTATTAAATCATTCTCGAATCCAATCAAAGAGGATGTATCTGTAGATACCGTTATTGCCGTCGTTAGTGTAAACGATAAAGATTCAGGTGAAAATGGTCATATTGACGTTCATATTTCTGAAAAGCTACCTTTTGCGTTGAAAGAATCATCAGACAATTACTACGAGCTCGTTGTTTCACAACCACTGGACCGTGAAAAGGTCCCAGAATATGACATCACATTTACGGTTACTGACAGAGGAAATCCTCCTTTATCTGACAATGAAACTGTAACTCTTGAACTGCTGGATGTTAATGACAATGTCCCGCGGTTTTCTCAATTAGTTTATACTATACAGGTTATGGAAAATAATCCACCTGGTGGCATGTTGAGTTCTATAACTGCCATTGACCCAGACCTCCATGAAAATCAATATCTAGTTTATTTCATAATTGAAAAGGAAATTGTGAACACCTCCATGTCCATGCTCTTTTCCATAAATCCAGAAAACGGTAATCTTTACGCACTAAAGACGTTTGACTATGAGATAGAGAAGGagtttctttttcatattgaGGCCAGAGATTCTGGAGTTCCTCCTCTCAGCAGTAACGTAACTGTTCACATTATTATAATGGACCAGAATGACAACATTCCGGTTATAGTGTCTCCATGGCGCGCGCAGGGATCAGTGGTTGAAGAAAAAATACCGAGATCCACCGATAAAGGAACTCTGATAGCGAAAGTAATTGCTATAGACACTGACTCAGTGCACAACTCCCGCATTACATACCACTTTCTACAGAACACTGATGCTACATTATTCAGTTTGGACCAGTACAACGGAGAGATCAGAACAACGAGaatgttcagttacagagactcgcgCCACCAGCGGCTGGTGGTGATCGCTAAGGATAACGGAGagccctctctctctgctacaGTCACCATCAAACTGTCCACAGTGGAGACTGCACTGAAAAGCTATGCTGACATGACTGAAGTCCCTTTAGAATATGACATCTTTTCAGATTTAAACCTGTATCTGGTAATTGGACTGGGTTCAGTGTCATTCCTGTTACTGATCACCATATTAGTGACCATTGTGCTGAAGTGTCAGAAACCGAAGGCAAGTAAAGGTGCTCCTCCCTGTAGGAACAGTGTGATCAGTGAGAGGAACTCTACCATCGCAGATTCAACTCTGGTCTCCAACGATGCCTACTGGTACAGTTTATTCCTAGCAGAGACCAGAAAAGGAAAGCTGGTAGTTAGACAACCTGTGCCAAAGGGGTCAAGATACTTTGTTTCTAGTATACCGAGAAGCACAGGACTGACTGAGACTAGTGACTCAGCTGCATCAACTCTTCAG TACTCAAAATGA
- the LOC132856521 gene encoding protocadherin-10-like isoform X2 translates to MENVIMKWVLWRYVEIFLLISTVIYSTFAVTHYSIPEEMKKGSVVSNLAADLGLDVNTLSARKMRLDVVANKKYLDVNKETGELYIVEKMDREQLCNVKTATCFFKLDVIIENPIRIFNIELEITDINDNSPQFRRDTIHLDISESTPVGEKFSLTNAVDPDVGSNSIKTYYLSDSDCFNIDIQTGRDGSKFTDLILKRALDREEQAIHNLILTAVDGGSPARSGTAKIIVRVLDTNDNAPQFDKDSYTINLMENSPIGSLVIKLNATDKDEGTNSDIEYSFSLYTSEKTQSTFGLNPNTGEIRVKEMINYEDFRIYNAEIIAKDKGTNSLSGQCKLTILINDMNDNHPEISIKSFSSPIKEDVAVDTVIAVISVSDKDSGENGEIDIHIFDNLPFKLRETSDNYYELLVSEPLDREKVPEYDITFTVTDRGNPPLSDNETVTLELLDINDNVPHFSQLFYTIQMMENNPPGASLGSLTADDPDLHENQYLVYFIIEKEILNTSMSMLFSINPENGNLYALKTFDYEIEKEFLFHIEARDSGVPPLSSNATVHIIIMDQNDNTPVIVSPWRAHGSVVEEKIPRSTDKGTLIAKVIAIDTDSVHNSRITYQFLQNTDATLFSLDQYNGEIRTTRMFSYRDSRHQRLVVIAKDNGEPSLSSTVTIKLSTVETALKSYADMTEMPLEYDIFSDLNLYLVIGLGSVSFLLLITILVTIVLKCQKPKASKGAPPCRNSVISERNSTIADSTLVSNDAYWYSLFLAETRKGKLVVRQPVPKGTRYVVSSIPRSTGLTDTSDSAASTLQASTTTSSSSS, encoded by the exons ATGGAGAACGTCATCATGAAATGGGTATTGTGGAGGTACGTCGAAATATTCCTTTTAATTTCTACGGTTATTTATTCCACGTTTGCTGTTACTCACTACTCGATACCCGAAGAAATGAAAAAGGGATCTGTTGTTTCAAATCTCGCAGCCGATTTAGGACTTGATGTGAATACCTTGAGTGCACGAAAGATGCGACTAGATGTTGTAGCcaacaaaaaatatttggaCGTTAACAAAGAAACGGGAGAGCTTTACATTGTGGAGAAAATGGACAGGGAGCAATTGTGCAACGTTAAAACAGCTACATGCTTTTTTAAGCTAGATGTCATAATTGAAAATCCAATAAGAATTTTTAATATTGAACTTGAGATTACGGACATAAACGATAATTCACCACAATTTCGTCGTGATACCATTCATCTTGATATATCCGAATCAACACCAGTAGGAGAGAAGTTTTCTCTCACCAATGCGGTTGACCCTGATGTCGGTTCAAACTCTATAAAAACCTATTATCTCAGTGACAGTGACTGCTTTAATATCGACATTCAAACTGGACGCGATGGATCGAAATTTACAgacttaattttaaaaagagCTCTGGACCGTGAAGAACAGGCTATTCATAATCTGATACTGACTGCTGTAGATGGTGGATCGCCTGCACGCTCTGGCACAGCTAAAATTATTGTTCGTGTGCTGGATACAAACGACAATGCCCCTCAGTTCGATAAAGACAGTTATACAATAAATCTCATGGAAAACTCACCAATTGGCAGCCTTGTAATCAAATTAAATGCAACAGATAAGGATGAGGGAACCAATTCTGATATTGAGTACTCATTTAGTCTCTATACGTCTGAGAAAACGCAGTCTACGTTTGGATTAAACCCAAATACTGGTGAAATAAGAGTAAAGGAAATGATTAACTATGAGGACTTTAGAATTTACAATGCAGAAATAATAGCTAAAGACAAAGGTACTAATTCATTATCTGGACAATGCAAATTAACTATACTAATCAATGATATGAATGACAATCATCCGGAAATTTCCATTAAATCCTTTTCAAGTCCTATTAAAGAGGATGTAGCTGTAGATACAGTTATTGCAGTGATTAGTGTGAGTGATAAAGATTCTGGAGAAAATGGAGAAATCGATATTCATATTTTTGATAATCTACCCTTTAAACTCAGAGAGACATCCGACAACTATTACGAGCTCTTAGTTTCAGAACCATTAGACCGTGAAAAGGTCCCAGAATATGACATTACATTTACCGTTACTGACCGAGGAAACCCTCCATTATCTGATAATGAGACTGTAACTCTAGAACTGCTGGACATTAACGACAATGTTCCACATTTTTCGCAATTATTTTATACTATACAAATGATGGAAAATAATCCACCAGGGGCTTCACTGGGCTCCCTCACTGCAGACGACCCAGATCTCCATGAAAATCAGTATCTAGTTTATTTCataatagaaaaagaaatactgaACACCTCCATGTCCATGCTCTTCTCTATTAATCCAGAGAACGGTAATCTTTACGCACTAAAGACGTTTGACTATGAGATAGAGAAGGagtttctttttcatattgaGGCCAGAGATTCTGGTGTTCCTCCACTCAGCAGTAATGCGACTGTTCACATAATTATCATGGACCAGAATGACAACACTCCAGTTATAGTGTCTCCATGGCGTGCACACGGCTCTGTGGTTGAGGAAAAAATACCCAGATCTACAGATAAAGGAACTCTAATAGCCAAAGTAATTGCTATAGACACAGATTCCGTGCACAACTCTAGGATTACCTATCAATTTCTTCAGAATACTGATGCCACATTATTCAGTTTGGACCAGTACAATGGAGAGATCAGAACAACGAGaatgttcagttacagagactcacgccACCAGCGGCTGGTGGTGATTGCCAAGGATAACGGAGAGCCCTCACTCTCCTCTACAGTCACCATCAAACTGTCCACAGTGGAGACTGCACTGAAAAGCTATGCAGACATGACTGAAATGCCTTTAGAATATGACATCTTTTCAGATTTAAACTTGTATCTGGTAATTGGACTGGGTTCAGTTTCATTCCTGTTACTGATCACCATATTGGTGACCATCGTGCTGAAGTGTCAGAAACCAAAGGCAAGTAAAGGTGCTCCTCCCTGTAGGAACAGTGTGATCAGTGAGAGGAACTCTACCATTGCAGATTCAACTCTGGTCTCCAACGATGCTTACTGGTACAGTTTATTTCTAGCAGAGACCAGAAAAGGAAAGCTGGTAGTTAGACAACCTGTGCCAAAGGGGACAAGATATGTTGTGTCTAGTATACCGAGAAGCACAGGACTGACTGACACTAGTGACTCAGCTGCATCAACTCTACAG GCCTCTACCACCACCAGTAGCAGTTCCTCATGA
- the LOC132856521 gene encoding protocadherin-10-like isoform X6, which produces MENVIMKWVLWRYVEIFLLISTVIYSTFAVTHYSIPEEMKKGSVVSNLAADLGLDVNTLSARKMRLDVVANKKYLDVNKETGELYIVEKMDREQLCNVKTATCFFKLDVIIENPIRIFNIELEITDINDNSPQFRRDTIHLDISESTPVGEKFSLTNAVDPDVGSNSIKTYYLSDSDCFNIDIQTGRDGSKFTDLILKRALDREEQAIHNLILTAVDGGSPARSGTAKIIVRVLDTNDNAPQFDKDSYTINLMENSPIGSLVIKLNATDKDEGTNSDIEYSFSLYTSEKTQSTFGLNPNTGEIRVKEMINYEDFRIYNAEIIAKDKGTNSLSGQCKLTILINDMNDNHPEISIKSFSSPIKEDVAVDTVIAVISVSDKDSGENGEIDIHIFDNLPFKLRETSDNYYELLVSEPLDREKVPEYDITFTVTDRGNPPLSDNETVTLELLDINDNVPHFSQLFYTIQMMENNPPGASLGSLTADDPDLHENQYLVYFIIEKEILNTSMSMLFSINPENGNLYALKTFDYEIEKEFLFHIEARDSGVPPLSSNATVHIIIMDQNDNTPVIVSPWRAHGSVVEEKIPRSTDKGTLIAKVIAIDTDSVHNSRITYQFLQNTDATLFSLDQYNGEIRTTRMFSYRDSRHQRLVVIAKDNGEPSLSSTVTIKLSTVETALKSYADMTEMPLEYDIFSDLNLYLVIGLGSVSFLLLITILVTIVLKCQKPKASKGAPPCRNSVISERNSTIADSTLVSNDAYWYSLFLAETRKGKLVVRQPVPKGTRYVVSSIPRSTGLTDTSDSAASTLQYSK; this is translated from the exons ATGGAGAACGTCATCATGAAATGGGTATTGTGGAGGTACGTCGAAATATTCCTTTTAATTTCTACGGTTATTTATTCCACGTTTGCTGTTACTCACTACTCGATACCCGAAGAAATGAAAAAGGGATCTGTTGTTTCAAATCTCGCAGCCGATTTAGGACTTGATGTGAATACCTTGAGTGCACGAAAGATGCGACTAGATGTTGTAGCcaacaaaaaatatttggaCGTTAACAAAGAAACGGGAGAGCTTTACATTGTGGAGAAAATGGACAGGGAGCAATTGTGCAACGTTAAAACAGCTACATGCTTTTTTAAGCTAGATGTCATAATTGAAAATCCAATAAGAATTTTTAATATTGAACTTGAGATTACGGACATAAACGATAATTCACCACAATTTCGTCGTGATACCATTCATCTTGATATATCCGAATCAACACCAGTAGGAGAGAAGTTTTCTCTCACCAATGCGGTTGACCCTGATGTCGGTTCAAACTCTATAAAAACCTATTATCTCAGTGACAGTGACTGCTTTAATATCGACATTCAAACTGGACGCGATGGATCGAAATTTACAgacttaattttaaaaagagCTCTGGACCGTGAAGAACAGGCTATTCATAATCTGATACTGACTGCTGTAGATGGTGGATCGCCTGCACGCTCTGGCACAGCTAAAATTATTGTTCGTGTGCTGGATACAAACGACAATGCCCCTCAGTTCGATAAAGACAGTTATACAATAAATCTCATGGAAAACTCACCAATTGGCAGCCTTGTAATCAAATTAAATGCAACAGATAAGGATGAGGGAACCAATTCTGATATTGAGTACTCATTTAGTCTCTATACGTCTGAGAAAACGCAGTCTACGTTTGGATTAAACCCAAATACTGGTGAAATAAGAGTAAAGGAAATGATTAACTATGAGGACTTTAGAATTTACAATGCAGAAATAATAGCTAAAGACAAAGGTACTAATTCATTATCTGGACAATGCAAATTAACTATACTAATCAATGATATGAATGACAATCATCCGGAAATTTCCATTAAATCCTTTTCAAGTCCTATTAAAGAGGATGTAGCTGTAGATACAGTTATTGCAGTGATTAGTGTGAGTGATAAAGATTCTGGAGAAAATGGAGAAATCGATATTCATATTTTTGATAATCTACCCTTTAAACTCAGAGAGACATCCGACAACTATTACGAGCTCTTAGTTTCAGAACCATTAGACCGTGAAAAGGTCCCAGAATATGACATTACATTTACCGTTACTGACCGAGGAAACCCTCCATTATCTGATAATGAGACTGTAACTCTAGAACTGCTGGACATTAACGACAATGTTCCACATTTTTCGCAATTATTTTATACTATACAAATGATGGAAAATAATCCACCAGGGGCTTCACTGGGCTCCCTCACTGCAGACGACCCAGATCTCCATGAAAATCAGTATCTAGTTTATTTCataatagaaaaagaaatactgaACACCTCCATGTCCATGCTCTTCTCTATTAATCCAGAGAACGGTAATCTTTACGCACTAAAGACGTTTGACTATGAGATAGAGAAGGagtttctttttcatattgaGGCCAGAGATTCTGGTGTTCCTCCACTCAGCAGTAATGCGACTGTTCACATAATTATCATGGACCAGAATGACAACACTCCAGTTATAGTGTCTCCATGGCGTGCACACGGCTCTGTGGTTGAGGAAAAAATACCCAGATCTACAGATAAAGGAACTCTAATAGCCAAAGTAATTGCTATAGACACAGATTCCGTGCACAACTCTAGGATTACCTATCAATTTCTTCAGAATACTGATGCCACATTATTCAGTTTGGACCAGTACAATGGAGAGATCAGAACAACGAGaatgttcagttacagagactcacgccACCAGCGGCTGGTGGTGATTGCCAAGGATAACGGAGAGCCCTCACTCTCCTCTACAGTCACCATCAAACTGTCCACAGTGGAGACTGCACTGAAAAGCTATGCAGACATGACTGAAATGCCTTTAGAATATGACATCTTTTCAGATTTAAACTTGTATCTGGTAATTGGACTGGGTTCAGTTTCATTCCTGTTACTGATCACCATATTGGTGACCATCGTGCTGAAGTGTCAGAAACCAAAGGCAAGTAAAGGTGCTCCTCCCTGTAGGAACAGTGTGATCAGTGAGAGGAACTCTACCATTGCAGATTCAACTCTGGTCTCCAACGATGCTTACTGGTACAGTTTATTTCTAGCAGAGACCAGAAAAGGAAAGCTGGTAGTTAGACAACCTGTGCCAAAGGGGACAAGATATGTTGTGTCTAGTATACCGAGAAGCACAGGACTGACTGACACTAGTGACTCAGCTGCATCAACTCTACAG TACTCAAAATGA